The following is a genomic window from Caldicellulosiruptor danielii.
AAGAGTGGCCATCAAGCAAATAGTTAAAATATATGGAAAGGGTGATAGCATATGTCAAGAAAGTTAAAAATAGTGATTTGTATTTTTACAATAGTTGCTTTTGTGCTGACCTCTTCATTTATTTCCGCTACTGCTCAAGAAGATAGTGGCGTTATTGACTTTTACACAGTCTTTTCTAAAGATGACGTCAATAAGAACAGGGTTGGAAACAGTGTTTACAACTGGTCTATTTATATGCCACAAGATGCCTATATAAACAAAGACCCAAAAGGAAGCTATTTTTCAATGTCAAGCAATAGCTACAAGGCAAATATCAATGTTGAAGCAATTTTAAACAAAGAAGGCTACACATCATTAGACGAGATTTTGCTTTATGGTCAAGACCTGATTTCGGGTTACTATTCTGGTTCAAAGCTATATTCGCTCAAAAAAGGAAAAAACAAGCAAGGCCAAGAATATATTGAAGCCACAAGTGTTTATACCGACTCTTTTTATGTATTTGTTGACGAAGAAGAAAGTTCTGGCACTTTTAATCTCATACGAATATACTTAAGCAAAAATAAGAGATACAATTACATTTACCGGGTAACAATAAGCATGGATTTAAATTTCTACTCACAACACAAAAATCTTCTCTACAAGATTGCTGATTCTTTTGAAACAAACTTTGACAGAAATAATCCTAATATAAAAGATTTAGCAGACAACGTAACATCGTGGAGAGTTCACAAAAACACAAGTTATGGATGGCAGATTGACCTTCCACCTTACTGGAAATCTACAGACATTTATAATCTTGAATACAATTCAGCAACACAATCATTTGCCCCACTTTACACAGATGAAGAGATGGGAATATCAAATCAAAAACAGCAGCAGGATGCTTCAAGTGTAGTACCTTCAGATAGTCAGCAGGAATATGACGAATATCTTTCTGTCAGTTTTGTTACAAACTCAAATATTAGTTTTGACAAATGGGTTTCTCAGGAAATAAAAAGTATTGAGCTTTATAACAAAGAGCTTTTAAAAGTCATCTCATCCAAAAGCTTAAATATTGGTACAAGCAAAGCAAAAATTTATGACCTTAGAATCAGAAAAAGCCTTAACAAGACGTTTGTTGAAAAAAGACTTTATGTTGACTCAAATAATAATAAATATGTGGTAAGACTGTACGCTGCAGAAGAAAAATATAACAAAGATAAACAAAAATATGAGAGGATAATTAACTCATTCAAAGTATTGCCAGCAAAAAGCAGATACTTTGATTCTATTCTCTGGTCGGGTGATTTGAAACCACAGAATACCTTGAAGACCATAAAACTCAACAAAGCTCCATTTGAAATGAAGATTTCAAAGGATTACAAAACAAATTTGCCATATTACTATTATAGCTACTTTAGTCAGATAATATCATCTTCAATTCCATCTGCCCAAGGTATTTCAGACATTGAAACAGTGATGCTTTACAATACTCCATACTCAATCTTGACAATAAATGGTGGAATAAACGTAGACCCTGCTGAAAAAATTATTAAAAACACCATGCAGACATGGGTTGAAAGTAATGAATACAAGAGCAAAACTGCTAATATGAATCTTTTAAAGTATGTTGACAAAAATCTTTCTATTTATAAGTTTACTTATATCTATAACATTTCTAAGCTTTCCGAACTTGCAAAGGGAAATCCAAATAGAGACTTTAATTTTATGAATCTTCAGAACAGAATTATTTACATGATAAAATACAATCAATATTATTACACCATTGACCTGTCAATTCCTGTTCTGTATTATAATAATTATACAGTTTTTGACTTTGAAAATTTTGTGAAAAGCATAAAGATAGACAGGATTGACTTTTCAAAACTGAAATTAAGGTTTGTAAAAGAGGATTTGAAAAAATTTGAGATAAAAGGGAAATAAAACTATTACTGGGCTTGCCAAAATTACACATGTTTTTTGGACGGCAAGCCCCTTTTCATTTACCCATTTTGAGCAAGTTTCAATGTTCTTAATTCAACTTCCTTGTCGGTAGCCCAGTCTTTAATAGTTTCTTGCTCTTCTGTAAATTTTTCAAACCTCTTGTTTGTTTCATCTTTGAACATTATCATCTCTATTCTAAACTCTGTCAAAAATGCAACCTGGCAATATACAGCATTCATCCTGCGATTTAATTCTTTAACATTTTCTTTAAGTTCTCCAACATCTTCTTCTATGTTGGCTACTTTCACCTCAAGGCTGGTAAGTCTCTTCTTTAAACCGTCCATCCTCTTTTCTTAGCTGTCCATTCTTTTTTCCATACTGTCAAGTCTTTTTTCAATACCTTCTATCTTTTCATTCATAGCTTCCATTGAACTGTTGAGAGCTTTGAGTGAAGAAACTACAGCTTCTGAAGATGTTATTTTCACTCATTGTAAATTCAAACTTCTTATGTTACTTTAGTTTTAAACTCATTTTATCACACCTGAAAATAGAAATAAAGATAAGTTTTTATCTTTCCGTTGTAAAGTTTCCTATTTTTGTCTGCTTTTCTGCCAAATGCTTTTTCAATTTTCTCATATGCAGACAATATAAAAAATCGCCAGTTGTTAAATGTTTTAAGACACCGGCCAAAATCCCTGTAAAGCTCGAATATATCCACATTGTCAATTCTCTCTCCATATGGCGGGTTTGTCACAATTATGCCTTTTTCGGACGGTTTTTTAATTTTCCTTGCATTAGCTCTAAAAAATTTTATATCTTTATCAACACCAATCTCTTTTGCGTTTGCCTTTGCAATGTGTACCATACTTTCGTCAATATCAGAAGACAGAATCTCAAACTTTTTTTTATAATCAATCCTCTCAATTGCCTCAATCCTTGATTTTTTCCACTCCTGTGGTGAAACAAATCCATTTTCTTCAGCCAGAAAAGTTCTGTTAATACCAGGAGCTATGTTTCTTGCAATCATTGCTGCTTCAATTGCTATGGTTCCAGAACCGCAAAATGGGTCCCAAAATAATTCTTCATCGTCTTGCCATTTGGCAAGCAGGATCAAGGTTGCTGCTATGTTTTCTTTCAAAGGCGCTTTAGAAATAAGTTTTCGATAACCTCTTTTGTGAAGAGAATCGCCTGTTGTGTCAAAAAGCAGATAAGCCCAGTCATTTATCATGGCGATTTCTATCTTGAAAAGCTGCCCACTCTCTTCCAAATAGTTTACATTGTATTTTGTTTTCAGTTTTTCAACTATTGCCTTTTTAGTTATAGACTGGCATGATCTTATGCTAAACAGTTTGGACTTTTCTGTTCTGCCAGTTACTAAAATCTTCGCATCTTTTGGCAGTATTTCGTGCCAAGCGTAGCTGTATACACCATCATACAGTTCATCAAAAGTCTGAGCTTTGAACTTGTTTAAGATAGCAAAAATTCTGTTTGGCGTTCTTAAATTTATATTGAGTTTTGGAATATCTTCAAGCTCAGCTGATACAAATATCCTTCCATTTTCAACTTTTAGGCTTTTATACCCCAGCCTTATTAGCTCTTCCTTTGTAACCGACTCTGTACCTAAAGGCGTGGCAATAAAAAGTTCTATCACTTTTCATCATCCAATCTTGATTTTTGTTTGAGTCTTAAAAGTACAGTTTTATAACCATCAGCTCCATAGTTTAAACACCTGTTTACTCTGCTAATTGTAGCAGGAGACGCCCCCGTTTTTTTTGTAATGTCACTGTATTTTGCACCCTCAAATAGAAGCTTTGCAACCTCAAATCTTTGAGAAAGCTCCTGAATCTCTCTTACTGTGCACAAATCTTCAAAAAAATTATAACACTCCTCTACTGTCCTCAGTTCAAGTATCGCTTCAAAAAGATGGTCTGTCATCTCATTTTTTAGTTTTTCATTCATTTATTTTTCACACCTCTTTGTATACCTGCTTAATTCGCTCTTCTTTAAGATTATATCAATTTAAATAGTTGAAGTAAACAGGACAAAATAAAAGTGAGGAACTATTCCTCACTCTTAGTCAAAGAAGCATCAGCGCATTTTATCTTACAAGAACTGCAAAGTTGAAGTTTTTTATCAAATACAAGATAAAGAATTTCAATTATATCTTCAGGAATAGTTGTACCCTGGTGCTTGTGAAAGACAATATTTTGAGGGGACAGCGAAATTAGTCTGCTTAGAAGTATATCTTCTTTTGAAAGATTTAACTTAAAATT
Proteins encoded in this region:
- a CDS encoding THUMP domain-containing class I SAM-dependent RNA methyltransferase; protein product: MIELFIATPLGTESVTKEELIRLGYKSLKVENGRIFVSAELEDIPKLNINLRTPNRIFAILNKFKAQTFDELYDGVYSYAWHEILPKDAKILVTGRTEKSKLFSIRSCQSITKKAIVEKLKTKYNVNYLEESGQLFKIEIAMINDWAYLLFDTTGDSLHKRGYRKLISKAPLKENIAATLILLAKWQDDEELFWDPFCGSGTIAIEAAMIARNIAPGINRTFLAEENGFVSPQEWKKSRIEAIERIDYKKKFEILSSDIDESMVHIAKANAKEIGVDKDIKFFRANARKIKKPSEKGIIVTNPPYGERIDNVDIFELYRDFGRCLKTFNNWRFFILSAYEKIEKAFGRKADKNRKLYNGKIKTYLYFYFQV
- a CDS encoding YerC/YecD family TrpR-related protein, with the translated sequence MNEKLKNEMTDHLFEAILELRTVEECYNFFEDLCTVREIQELSQRFEVAKLLFEGAKYSDITKKTGASPATISRVNRCLNYGADGYKTVLLRLKQKSRLDDEK